Proteins from one Drosophila gunungcola strain Sukarami chromosome 2R unlocalized genomic scaffold, Dgunungcola_SK_2 000012F, whole genome shotgun sequence genomic window:
- the LOC128255961 gene encoding uncharacterized protein LOC128255961 isoform X2, which yields MSVPFSGALRRSGGIVSAIGKQLKSVNLKGVKRITVQFDPFAENVKSTREFLFLLSTPKVALTNPKCVVKSEIVCNRQPANIKFALIDSAQAKVKEIRFNSDNINTLELLQLCNRHVSSLAPPEEITNKVLTKAEKQKLGGGAGGGKKTYKKK from the exons ATGTCTGTGCCTTTTAGCGGCGCCCTACGCCGCTCGGGCGGCATTGTTTCAGCCATTGGCAAGCAGCTGAAGAGCGTGAATTTGAAGGGAGTTAAGCGAATCACCGTGCAGTTTGATCCGTTTGCGGAAAACGTCAAGTCCACACG AGAATTCCTTTTCCTGCTCTCCACACCCAAAGTGGCACTGACGAATCCCAAGTGCGTAGTTAAATCGGAAATTGTATGCAATCGCCAGCCGGCCAACATCAAGTTTGCTTTGATTGACTCAGCCCAA GCTAAAGTCAAGGAGATACGATTCAACAGTGATAACATCAACACTCTGGAGCTCCTGCAGCTGTGCAACAGACACGTGTCCAGCTTGGCACCGCCCGAGGAGATCACCAACAAGGTGCTGACCAAGgcggaaaaacagaagctcgGAGGAGGCGCCGGTGGCGGAAAGAAGACTTACAAAAAGAAGTAG
- the LOC128255959 gene encoding LOW QUALITY PROTEIN: protein argonaute-2 (The sequence of the model RefSeq protein was modified relative to this genomic sequence to represent the inferred CDS: deleted 1 base in 1 codon) — translation MSTERELAPGGPAQLHPHTLPLTFPDLQMTSAVGIIGKVYESQWTPSPTRPQSPSQAQTSFDTLTSPPAPGSSVNPTAVTSPSAQNVAAGGATVAGAAATAAQVASALGATTGSVTPAIATATPATQPDMPVFTCPRRPNLGREGRPIVLRANHFQVTMPRGYVHHYDINIQPDKCPRKVNREIIETMVHAYSKIFGVLKPVFDGRNNLYTRDPLPIGNERLELEVTLPGEGKDRIFRVTIKWQAQVSLFNLEEALEGRTRQIPYDAILALDVVMRHLPSMTYTPVGRSFFSSPDGYYHPLGGGREVWFGFHQSVRPSQWKMMLNIDVSATAFYKAQPVIDFMCEVLDIRDINEQRKPLTDSQRVKFTKEIKGLKIEITHCGQMRRKYRVCNVTRRPAQMQSFPLQLENGQTVECTVAKYFLDKYRMKLRYPHLPCLQVGQEHKHTYLPLEVCNIVAGQRCIKKLTDMQTSTMIKATARSAPDREREINNLVKRADFNNDSYVQEFGLTISNSMMEVRGRVLPPPKLQYGGRVSTGITGQQLFPPQNKVSLASPNQGVWDMRGKQFFTGVEIRIWAIACFAPQRTVREDALRNFTQQLQKISNDAGMPIIGQPCFCKYATGPDQVEPMFRYLKITFPGLQLVVVVLPGKTPVYAEVKRVGDTVLGMATQCVQAKNVNKTSPQTLSNLCLKINVKLGGINSILVPSIRPKVFNEPVIFLGADVTHPPAGDNKKPSIAAVVGSMDAHPSRYAATVRVQQHRQEIIQELSSMVRELLIMFYKSTGGYKPHRIILYRDGVSEGQFPHVLQHELTAIREACIKLEPEYRPGITFIVVQKRHHTRLFCAEKKEQSGKSGNIPAGTTVDVGITHPTEFDFYLCSHQGIQGTSRPSHYHVLWDDNHFDSDELQCLTYQLCHTYVRCTRSVSIPAPAYYAHLVAFRARYHLVEKEHDSGEGSHQSGCSEDRTPGAMARAITVHADTKKVMYFA, via the exons ATGTCCACGGAGCGTGAGCTGGCTCCCGGTGGGCCAGCTCAGCTCCACCCGCACACGTTGCCCCTGACGTTCCCGGATCTCCAGATGACCTCCGCCGTTGGCATTATCGGAAAGGTCTACG aGTCACAGTGGACCCCCTCGCCCACTCGGCCTCAGAGTCCCTCTCAGGCGCAGACTAGCTTCGACACGCTCACAT CACCACCAGCGCCCGGCTCGTCGGTCAATCCCACCGCAGTCACTAGCCCAAGTGCCCAGAATGTGGCCGCTGGTGGAGCAACTGTGGCTGGTGCAGCTGCAACCGCCGCCCAGGTGGCCTCCGCCTTGGGCGCCACCACCGGCAGCGTGACACCAGCGATTGCAACCGCCACGCCAGCCACTCAACCGGATATGCCCGTTTTCACGTGCCCACGCCGG CCGAATCTCGGACGAGAAGGACGTCCGATTGTGCTCCGGGCCAATCACTTCCAGGTGACAATGCCGCGTGGCTATGTTCACCACTACGACATCAACATTCAGCCAGACAAGTGTCCGCGAAAGGTCAACCGTGAAATTATCGAGACCATGGTGCATGCTTACAGCAAGATCTTCGGCGTGCTCAAGCCGGTGTTTGATGGCCGCAACAATCTATACACCCGCGATCCATTGCCCATCGGCAACGAACGTCTGGAGTTGGAAGTGACTCTGCCCGGCGAGGGAAAGGATCGCATCTTTCGCGTTACGATCAAGTGGCAGGCTCAGGTCTCGCTATTTAATCTGGAGGAGGCTCTGGAAGGCCGAACCCGGCAGATACCTTACGACGCCATTCTCGCCCTGGACGTGGTCATGCGCCATCTGCCCAGTATGACGTACACGCCGGTAGGACGCAGCTTCTTCAGCTCTCCCGATGGTTATTACCATCCCTTGGGTGGCGGTCGCGAGGTGTGGTTCGGTTTCCATCAGAGCGTTAGGCCCTCGCAGTGGAAGATGATGCTCAACATCGATG TCTCGGCCACCGCTTTTTACAAGGCTCAACCAGTCATTGACTTTATGTGTGAGGTGCTGGACATTCGCGACATCAACGAGCAGCGCAAACCGCTCACTGACTCCCAGCGCGTCAAGTTCACCAAGGAGATCAAGGGTCTGAAGATCGAAATTACCCACTGCGGCCAGATGCGTCGCAAGTATCGTGTGTGCAACGTCACCCGGCGTCCCGCACAGATGCAATC TTTCCCACTGCAGCTGGAAAACGGACAGACCGTAGAGTGCACCGTGGCCAAGTATTTCCTGGATAAGTACCGCATGAAGCTGCGATATCCGCATTTGCCCTGCCTTCAGGTGGGACAGGAGCACAAACACACCTATCTGCCCCTGGAAGTGTGCAACATTGTGGCCGGGCAGCGGTGCATCAAGAAGCTGACCGATATGCAGACCTCGACCATGATCAAGGCCACCGCCCGTTCAGCACCGGATCGCGAGCGTGAGATTAACAATTTGGTCAAGCGGGCCGACTTCAACAACGACTCGTATGTACAGGAGTTCGGTCTGACCATTTCCAATTCGATGATGGAGGTGCGAGGACGCGTTTTGCCGCCGCCAAAGCTTCAGTATGGGGGACGTGTGTCTACCGGGATCACCGGCCAGCAACTGTTTCCGCCACAGAACAAGGTGAGCTTGGCTTCGCCCAACCAGGGTGTGTGGGATATGCGAGGCAAGCAGTTCTTCACCGGCGTGGAGATTCGTATCTGGGCCATAGCGTGCTTTGCTCCCCAGCGCACTGTGCGCGAGGACGCGCTGCGTAACTTTACCCAGCAGCTGCAGAAGATCTCAAACGATGCCGGCATGCCGATTATTGGCCAGCCGTGCTTCTGCAAATACGCCACCGGGCCGGATCAGGTGGAGCCGATGTTCCGCTACTTGAAAATTACCTTTCCGGGGCTGCAGCTCGTCGTGGTAGTGCTACCGGGTAAGACTCCGGTTTATGCAGAGGTAAAGCGAGTGGGAGACACCGTCCTGGGCATGGCTACCCAGTGTGTGCAGGCCAAAAACGTGAACAAGACGTCGCCGCAGACACTGTCAAATCTTTGTCTTAAGATCAACGTTAAGTTGGGCGGCATCAATTCGATCCTCGTGCCGTCCATCAGGCCGAAGGTTTTCAACGAACCGGTTATTTTCTTGGGTGCTGATGTAACACACCCACCAGCTGGCGACAACAAAAAACCATCGATTGCCGCCGTCGTGGGCTCAATGGATGCCCATCCGTCTCGCTACGCCGCTACCGTTCGGGTGCAACAGCACCGCCAAGAAATTATCCAGGAGCTGAGCAGCATGGTGCGCGAGCTTCTGATCATGTTCTACAAGTCAACAGGCGGCTATAAGCCCCACCGCATCATTCTCTATCGCGACGGTGTCTCCGAGGGTCAGTTCCCGCATGTTCTGCAGCACGAGTTGACCGCCATTCGGGAGGCCTGCATCAAGCTGGAGCCCGAATACCGACCAGGCATCACGTTCATCGTGGTGCAGAAGCGCCATCACACGCGTCTTTTCTGCGCCGAGAAGAAGGAGCAGAGCGGCAAGTCGGGCAACATTCCCGCAGGCACCACCGTCGATGTGGGCATCACACATCCCACCGAATTCGATTTCTATCTGTGCAGCCACCAGGGCATCCAGGGCACCAGTCGTCCGTCTCACTACCACGTTCTGTGGGACGACAATCACTTTGACTCGGACGAGCTGCAGTGTCTCACGTACCAGCTGTGCCACACATACGTGCGGTGCACCCGATCCGTCAGCATACCGGCGCCAGCCTACTACGCCCATTTAGTGGCCTTCCGTGCCAG ATACCATCTGGTGGAAAAGGAGCACGACTCCGGCGAAGGCTCGCACCAGAGCGGCTGCTCCGAGGATCGCACGCCAGGCGCCATGGCCAGAGCCATCACTGTGCACGCTGACACCAAGAAGGTCATGTACTTTGCCTAA
- the LOC128255960 gene encoding protein DJ-1alpha, translating into MLTVVRKSLGSLSLQLPFNLLPRYKSTDDAKTALIILAPGAEEMEFTISADVLRRGKINVTVAGLYDCEAVKCSRSVVIVPDTSLELALTQGSYDVVVLPGGLAGNKALINSSAVGELLRCQESKGGLIAAICAAPTALAKHGIGKGKSITSHPDLKLQLKDHYCYIDDETVVQDGNLITSRGPGTSFDFALKITEQLSGVEVAKEVAKAMLWTYKS; encoded by the exons ATGCTAACAGTTGTGAGGAAATCGCTGGGCAGCTTGAGCCTTCAGCTGCCGTTTAATCTCCTGCCAAGGTACAAATCAACCGACGATGCCAAGACCGCTCTGATCATTCTGGCCCCGGGAGCCGAGGAAATGGAGTTTACCATCTCCGCGGATGTTCTGCGGCGAGGAAAA ATCAACGTTACGGTGGCGGGCTTATATGACTGTGAGGCGGTTAAGTGCTCCAGGTCTGTGGTCATTGTGCCGGATACTTCTCTGGAGCTGGCCTTGACCCAGGGAAGTTATGACGTAGTGGTCTTGCCTGGAGGATTGGCCGGTAACAAGGCGTTGATAAACTCGTCTGCTGTTGGTGAACTGCTGCGTTGCCAGGAATCAAAAGGCGGACTGATTGCTGCTATCTGTGCTGCTCCCACTGCGCTGGCCAAGCATGGGATAGGAAAAGGAAAATCTATTACATCGCATCCAGATTTAAAGCTTCAACTGAAGGATCATTATTG CTATATAGACGACGAGACTGTGGTTCAGGATGGAAATCTCATTACTAGTCGTGGTCCTGGTACATCCTTTGATtttgcattaaagattaccgAGCAGCTTTCTGGCGTTGAAGTGGCCAAGGAGGTAGCCAAGGCAATGCTTTGGACATATAAATCCTAA
- the LOC128255961 gene encoding uncharacterized protein LOC128255961 isoform X1 has product MSVPFSGALRRSGGIVSAIGKQLKSVNLKGVKRITVQFDPFAENVKSTREFLFLLSTPKVALTNPKCVVKSEIVCNRQPANIKFALIDSAQEKAKVKEIRFNSDNINTLELLQLCNRHVSSLAPPEEITNKVLTKAEKQKLGGGAGGGKKTYKKK; this is encoded by the exons ATGTCTGTGCCTTTTAGCGGCGCCCTACGCCGCTCGGGCGGCATTGTTTCAGCCATTGGCAAGCAGCTGAAGAGCGTGAATTTGAAGGGAGTTAAGCGAATCACCGTGCAGTTTGATCCGTTTGCGGAAAACGTCAAGTCCACACG AGAATTCCTTTTCCTGCTCTCCACACCCAAAGTGGCACTGACGAATCCCAAGTGCGTAGTTAAATCGGAAATTGTATGCAATCGCCAGCCGGCCAACATCAAGTTTGCTTTGATTGACTCAGCCCAAG AAAAGGCTAAAGTCAAGGAGATACGATTCAACAGTGATAACATCAACACTCTGGAGCTCCTGCAGCTGTGCAACAGACACGTGTCCAGCTTGGCACCGCCCGAGGAGATCACCAACAAGGTGCTGACCAAGgcggaaaaacagaagctcgGAGGAGGCGCCGGTGGCGGAAAGAAGACTTACAAAAAGAAGTAG
- the LOC128255963 gene encoding uncharacterized protein LOC128255963, whose translation MVRKHKGTLAVIEKIYQDIPAFSDIFTEESFYMFAFCFVCATILVAFILSRFITIKPVDF comes from the coding sequence ATGGTGAGGAAACACAAAGGAACACTGGCGGTGATAGAGAAGATCTATCAGGACATACCCGCCTTCTCCGACATCTTCACAGAGGAAAGCTTTTACATGTTTGCCTTTTGCTTCGTATGCGCCACTATCCTGGTGGCCTTTATCCTCTCCCGTTTCATCACCATAAAACCCGTGGATTTCTGA